From the Trifolium pratense cultivar HEN17-A07 linkage group LG4, ARS_RC_1.1, whole genome shotgun sequence genome, the window acaacaaaaaaataatttgcaagAAGGGGAGTATAAAACAAGAATTCTAATGGCCTCTATCAAACCGACACTGAATAGATCGATGTAGATATTGTTTGAttgattaaaattatttatgttgatATGGATCATGATGAACTCATTAAACGTGATCTAATTTTTCTTAGGCAAAGACTGATGTAGATATAGTTTGCTAAAGTCATATGCATGTGGAACTAATGAGGGGCCACCAGGTCACTACAAAACAATGTCGATTTTGTTCATCAATTGAAAAATCGATTTCACTTATTGCCTCAAGAATTATAGTCAAAGTGTTCGTCTGAAATGAATTAATTTGGGACCTAATGACCTGTCTAGTTTTTTGAATTCATCTCACTTTGATAAAATCTGTAGCTGTCAAAAGAGACGGACCTCATTTGCCTGCCCATTTGTTAGAGGTTGGACGGTAAAAGAAATGAGTGCTTTtcgttttttaaatttatcaaaattattatatttatatatcatttaaaaaatggttaaatatatttttagtccctatatttTGGTggacttataaaaataatctctatatttttttaattatatttttagtcccacGTTTTTGTCGTTTTAAGTCCATATTGTGAAATTTTGATTGACTGGACAGACAAAAAATGTCACATATATAGATGTTACACAGATTCATTTAATAACGTCGACGCGCAATAGGGACCAAAATTTCATTGTCCAGTCAACCAAAATTTCATATTAGGAACCAATGTCTGAAATGGAAAAAACGtgagggactaaaaatataatatataaaatataggaactatatttaacccttaaaaaaacttttaatagtgtaaattttctaattttgtttttttaatagacAATGTAAAGGGACGACGGACAGCTATAGAAAAACAAGCTCAATAAAAATTGAACATTGATCAAAATAGAAAGTATATATAGTTTTATAAATAACatacaattttattaaaaatatttagtgcTCAACAACTCTTTAAACAAGAGTAAATTGGAtataaaatgaaagaagaaagaTTTGTGAGAATCCTATGAAGACATCTTTCATGCTCACTGCATTATCCTTACTAGTTGCAATCATATTTTGAAGGAATCTTCTAAGACTCTTTGGTAAAAAGTagcatataaataaatataagtcggataataaattaataatagatGATAACTAGCATCCGATAGTATTTCTTCGGTTCTGAAATATTGGTTCTTTTATCCTTTTATTTttgtcccaaaattttatttcttttaagaaattaatgtataattaataatattttacttttttttaaggaaataatattttaccatttttttttagtattcaatattttaccatttgtatctttataaaaatgtacctttataacaataaaaacatccattaaatgaatttttctctttttcaaaaaagtaggaataaaaataacttaacttattaatatttattattcgTTTAATTTATATTCTCTCCGTTTtttttacttgtcgttttagaaaaaaataataaattaagaaagtgtatttttgcaccttatcttcctattatacccttattttaattcaccaataattttttttgcatacactttctcttttcaataaatttaatatgttacgTACCAGAAAACaatcttaaaaaaaactttaattaacattttattttatttttttggtacaaattaacattttatcTTTACCATACTAGCTAGTATGAGAAGTgattatggtgcataagctttttccttatgcatcatgcataaataatgaaaattggtTAATGCGCCCCAAGATTGCTTAGTGCGCCCCCCATATGCTTAGCTCGCCCATCAgattttctcgcgcgcccccTGTTTTTTTTCATCCCCCATTTTTTTCCTAGCACCCCCCCATATTTTCTCGCGCCCCCCCACCCCCCAGTTTTCTCCCCTCCTcgagatttctagcgcgcccccagttttctttttttcctccccatatttctagcgcgccccatTTCCAAAGATtttggcatgattttagtttaaaactaactactaaaacatttaaccatacataatactctgaaaattatccctaatcaataaactaaaattcaattaatcaaattttttagaaaaaaaaattggggggtgcACTAGAAATCTAGGGGGCACACAAAACAATCTGGGGGCGCGCTAAACAATCTGGtgtatttatgcatggtgcataaggaagTGCACCATAACTTTACCCGCTAGTATGTTATAAGTTATTTATTGTTACTACGCATCATGTTAATAtatgccttaagggcacatgttaaagatataaaaaaaatatagtaattatttattaacatTTTATCTTGCTTGTCTTAATAACTATTTAAGCTTATAACATGTACCCCGTATGTTTCTTAAGGAATTTGTGGAGATAAAAATCATCACAATGTTTCACcgaaaaaatgatgaatatcTATTCACCGTatatacactacaagaaaaactgGATTTATTGGCAGAAATTATCCCTCACTAAGTGCCATTTTCCGCCAGTAAGTGTTAATTTAGTGGCAGAACAGGTCTGCCACTAAAACGCTCGCCAGTAAATTTTGTGGCAGAAATATCTGCCAGTAAATCCGTTAGAATGTGTGTGTCAGGAAGGCTGCAGATTGCTGGATGTAGTGGCGGAAATATCCGCCAGTATGTGGGTGTCAGTAAAACAGATTTAGTGGCGAACGATTCTGCCACAAAGTCAGTCAatggatttttaatattttgtggcGAAATAATCCGCCAGTTAATCGGTCACagtttataaaagaaaaaacaaataaaattaatgttgtgGCTGAATATTCCGCCACTAAATGAgcagttttaaaaaatatattaattacgTTTTACttcattataataattatatttctatatcccacattttatatatatattaattaaaaacaaaaatttaaattcaacataaaaataattaaaaatattacatatttaaataaatatcataccacataaaatataattttgttttttgataaatacataaaaatataaaactaatatCTAATAGAATAAGAACCAAATTTTGTTCCACCAACACGGCAACAAAATAGGAACTAAAATAccagcaacaacaaaaaagtaGTGCACACAACAAGCATATAAGAAAAGCCTCAACACCAAAAAAATATAGCAGCAACCTCGTTGTGATAATCTCCTTTGGACAATTAATTCAATATCATCCCTTGCTTCAGCTCGGAGCCGCGACCTCATTGTGTCCATATGAGATTGGAGTTGAGATGCAACTTCGGCTTGAACCCGAGCATCATTGTCAGCTTTGAGTCGACGTTCCATCTCTTCAAAATCAACAGCTGCATTAGATCGAGCGAAAGAACTACTCGAGCTAAAAGTGGAGCTAGGATCAAGTCTATATCCCATCGGGGTCCTTATGACCAATGAAGATGCATTGCCTTGCCCCCTAAGATGATTTCTTTGCACCCCGCCAGCAACCTCGACAAATTGATCCAGCATTATTGTATCTCTAACCTCCTCAGGAGTCCGCTCACTAGGTGGAAGAGCATTTTGTTGAGCATTAAAAGCTTCCTCGAATTCATCCATCTCCCTCTACAAAAAGAAAAGGTGGGGAAACATAAAATAGCAGCAGGCCAAAACAgaagcagaaaaaaaaaagatatgcaaTTATAGCAGCAGGCCAAAACagaagagggaaaaaaaaagagaaagatatACAAGCCTGCAGACCTTGCTAATACTAATAGTTATACTCCTTTCCAGAATAGTTGGCCTGCTCTTAAGTATCTCAGCCACCAAATTACACTctaaattaatgtattttgcttttatttgtgtAAATGGTATCTCTGCTGTAAGGTTCAGACAACAGCTCTATAAATACAGTTCAGTGTACACAACTTTCAATCAATGAAACATTTTTCAGATTCAGCTATGTTCGTTCTATTTCTCTTTCAAATAGACTCTTAACAATAGAAAAGATCATAATATTGGTGTTATGTTATTTCAACTTTTACATTACTAATTAGAGATTGAATTCAGaaaatgataagaaaaaatcacttttaaaatGACCCAAATaagcaggaaaaaaaaaagaaagatatacAAGCCTGCAGACCTTGCTAATACTAATATTCAAATCACAGCAGTCAGCACTGCAAACCTTGCTAATAACATGAATTTTCACTTAATATAGAAAGATGCTAGAGCTCACAAATAGTTATACTCCTTTCCAGAATTAGTTGGCCTGCTCTTAAGTATCTCAGCCACCAAATTACACTctaaattaatgtattttgcttttatttgtgtAAATGGTATCTCTGCTGTAAGGTTCAGACAACAGCTCTATAAATACAGTTCAGTGTACACAACTTTCAATCAATGAAACATTTTTCAGATTCAGCTATGTTCGTTCTATTTCTCTTTCAAATAGACTCTTAACAGTAGAAAAGATCATAATATTGGTGTTATGTTATTTCAACTTTTACATCACTAATTAGAGATTGAATTCAGaaaatgataagaaaaaatcacttttaaaatGACCCAAATACAGTTCGGTCAAAATAGGTTTTTTAATTCTGCAAGTTAAGTTTAGAGAACGAGATAAAACTCAAAAAAACCCTGCGTGATACTGCATAGTGAGATTCAACAACATTATCTATTACAGTCTCGTGTATTGACTAAATGATTTAGCACAAGGCTTATTTATGTTTAGATGTTGAATAGACAACACAAAAGCATACAATCAGGTTTTATGTGACAAACAGTAGGAGGAAACACATACTGACTACTAAGGCAATAATATTTGCAAGTCCAACCTAATAGtacttaataatattttatggaACCATACCTAGACCAACATTAATCAAGAAATATCGGCGAATTAAACATTCTCCTTTTTTCTATTTAATATAGTAAACAAAGAAACTTACACATACCTGTACTCGTGCCGCTTCTACTGTATCCCATGACCCGTCAGGTTTTTTATGGAAGTACTCGTCCACGTCTAGGTGGGTCTGATCTATGCCCACCTAAATCTCCACCACCACCAGGCGGAGGTAAGGGTGGCTCTCCTGATCCAGCTAAAGACGTCATGCGTACCTACACAACATACAGCAGCTCAATAATTATTGTTTGCATGCTTTTTATATAACTAATTATTGTGGATTTAGAACCATAAAAAAAGGATAACAACAAAGATAACAACATAGGTGCTACGAACagagaaaaaaaacataaaatcagtGGCAAATACAAGTACAATAGAACAATTTTATACAACAGCATCAACGTTAAGAGGACATTTGTAACATAAATTTAACattcattttcatatatttatctattttatttttagagcaTTCATTCATTTgggaaatagaaagaaaaaaaacagtcAAACAgatcagaaaaaataaaaataaaaacgagacacagagagagagaaatcaacTGGTGAGAAAGCAACTGGTTAGAGTATTTTTacaacattcattcattcaggaaattaaaaaaaaaacacttatttaTGCGTGAAATCAAACAGataagaaacaataaaaaaaaaaaaaaaaaacgagacaaagagagagagagagagagagagagagcaacCGACTTA encodes:
- the LOC123881385 gene encoding uncharacterized protein LOC123881385, whose translation is MDEFEEAFNAQQNALPPSERTPEEVRDTIMLDQFVEVAGGVQRNHLRGQGNASSLVIRTPMGYRLDPSSTFSSSSSFARSNAAVDFEEMERRLKADNDARVQAEVASQLQSHMDTMRSRLRAEARDDIELIVQRRLSQRGCCYIFLVLRLFLYACCVHYFFVVAGILVPILLPCWWNKIWFLFY